DNA from Sorangium aterium:
CGTCCAGAACCACCACCGCGTCCACAGCGACGGCCGCACCTGGATCAGCTTGGCCGTCATATCCGCCCGCTGCCCCGCGTGCAGATCGAGCGTCGCCGCGTACGTCTCGAACCCGTCCCGCACCACCTCGATCCTGTACTTCCCCGGCGGTCGCTCGATGTCGATGGGCGCGAGCCCGGCCTCGCGGCCGTCCACACGCACGAGCGCCTGCGCCGGCTCCGCGCGCACGGCCACGCGCGCGGGCAGGATGTCGAGGTGCAGATCGAGCGTCGCCTTCTCCCCCGGCCGGTAGGTCTTCTGAACGAACGCATCCTGGCGTCCTGGCCGCGCCGCGCGGAAGAGATGGACCCCGGGATCGAGCTCGACAGTGAACCTCTTCTCCACCGGCGCCGCCGCGCGCTCGGCAGACCCGGGGAGCGTCACGAAGACGCGG
Protein-coding regions in this window:
- a CDS encoding PEGA domain-containing protein translates to RVFVTLPGSAERAAAPVEKRFTVELDPGVHLFRAARPGRQDAFVQKTYRPGEKATLDLHLDILPARVAVRAEPAQALVRVDGREAGLAPIDIERPPGKYRIEVVRDGFETYAATLDLHAGQRADMTAKLIQVRPSLWTRWWFWTGAAAVVAGGVVLTYALTRPEPDYNGGSLNWVAEPAAIRW